Part of the Natronogracilivirga saccharolytica genome is shown below.
TTACATTTCTGAATTATCTAAACTGGAATTCATTACCCGATAGTTTTTACATAAAAAAGTCTTGGAATCGATATTCACATTTACCTGAAATTAATTTTTCTAGAGATCTCAACCAGCAAACTGTATCCCGTTTTTTAAATAATTTGAATTATCAGTATATACCTGCTGTCCGAGGTCGTGATATGTTTTCATATTTCTTAGGAAACTTGCATGATTCACTTTATGAAGGTGAAAGAAACAATATTAATGAATCGGCCAAACAATTATCTGATGAGATAAATAAGAGCACTGAAACAATGTCTGCTCGAATTAAAGATAGACTTGGATTTCAAAGCAATATTCAGGCACCAAATGACTTAAGGACCTTATTTGCTGCTATGGATTTCTCTACAAGATTTTCAAATTTTGATATTCCCCTACAAATGCGTGGTGATGGAATTCAAGCAAGACATATCCCATTCATATTGGATTTCATTTCAAAGGAATCAAAACAAACATATATATGGGGCTATGAGGAACCTGAAAACTCTTTAGAACTGAGTAGGTCTTTTGATTTGGCAGATCAGTTTAAAGAAGATTTTTCAAAAAATAACCAACTATTTGTAACAACTCATTCACCGGCATTTTATGATATTGAGGGAGATAATGTAAATAAATATCACGTCAGATCTATTGATAAAGACGATTCAAGAAGAATAAGTGACATTGAACTTATTAATGATACAACTGATCCTGATATAACACTTGGTGTAGCAGCATTAATTTCAGATCGAGCACGTGATTTATATCAGAGAATTGAAACTT
Proteins encoded:
- a CDS encoding ATP-dependent nuclease; its protein translation is MKVIEKIEVNYFRSIYSSTLSKTNDLNIIIGGNDCGKSNFLRALNLFFNNDTDIDTPYSFKNDLCRIREEEARATKGRAFLWIKITFLNYLNWNSLPDSFYIKKSWNRYSHLPEINFSRDLNQQTVSRFLNNLNYQYIPAVRGRDMFSYFLGNLHDSLYEGERNNINESAKQLSDEINKSTETMSARIKDRLGFQSNIQAPNDLRTLFAAMDFSTRFSNFDIPLQMRGDGIQARHIPFILDFISKESKQTYIWGYEEPENSLELSRSFDLADQFKEDFSKNNQLFVTTHSPAFYDIEGDNVNKYHVRSIDKDDSRRISDIELINDTTDPDITLGVAALISDRARDLYQRIETLNQKNKSLIDKLKEADLPLIVLEGDTDVIIIKNAFTTRLINN